A genomic window from Yarrowia lipolytica chromosome 1D, complete sequence includes:
- a CDS encoding uncharacterized protein (Compare to YALI0D25828g, similar to uniprot|Q08234 Saccharomyces cerevisiae Probable ATP-dependent transporter YOL074C/YOL075C, similar to Saccharomyces cerevisiae YOL075C; ancestral locus Anc_3.133), producing MEKTVTAQVSRTSHNELSFQSVNPVSISVRGLSVTVKAEEQKGGFFSRRKKKTSATETQTTAESISIDDKSAKKEKNKKSQKKKEKESDDVEPQARDILSNISLDIPAGSIMAILGGSGSGKTSLLNMMASRMSGGNLTVEGETLFDGKSIERVTHAYVIQQDILSPHLTCRETLNFAAGLRLDKSINKVQRSELVEEVIKELNLKECADTMVGNSIHRGLSGGEKRRLSIGIQMLSNPSVLFLDEPTTGLDANSAFDLVKTMKNLSLSGRTLIMSIHQPRSDIFFLFDHVTILSRGLQVYSGSTKESINWFASLGYDCPRDVNPADYLIDIAAVDTRSEEDEEQSFKRINAFVDKYNELKIETGISDVSGTASKSSSTANLQTRLFRNSFKTALFSSAPLGREIDVQVRRTWLIMYRDKLGIVGLTVEAILMGLICGLVFLRMKPDLAGIRSMEGAAYIAISLQGYLMLLYETYRLCATDLAVFDREHNEGCASVFGFLIARRMAKLFTEDLIVPIIFSVLTYFLFGFRTDGAKYFFIYFAQILLTHHISMNFSMVCAALSRDYTIASLVANLMFTLQSMASGFFANSEHMKVYIRWTKWITYVFYGLSALLNNQFMNFFGDCPYGNKTADDPLCKDFIGENFLESVGFPRNFLVIPTIALLCWLIVFFLLSWLLLTIIRVDVGVGKNLKGDSNKAEKPEAAEKVTTIASVNRNPPLTVAVSDLKLSVTKLRAKEKPILDGINAIFRPGSISAILGPSGSGKSSLLNLMANRLNSTLTQKYTASGDIFLNSTSIGIGNLGALCSFVTQEDDGLLSTLTVRETLYFSAYLRLPDNLTREMKRRRADELILKMGLKDCQDTLIGDDNVKGISGGEKRRVSICVQLLSNPDILLLDEPTSGLDSFTAGSILQVLQTLAQGGKTVICTIHQPRSDLFGQFGSVLLLSKGGHVAYDGQAKNMVQYFSDLGYPCPDLTNPADHVLDLVSVNLQMQWREDEDRERVDKLLSEWHKVEKQLFNAGLLRENSASFDPKTLMPRKPAPFQIAYFILLQRGIIALSRSPQVYIARLTQPVGIGVVLVLFFTPLRSSYIGIFNRFGLVQQLLSLYFVGVLNNMASYPFERDVFYREQDDGLYGVLPFFAVYTTLEIPFEVVSAMVFCIIVVLPPGFPRTADFFFAAFYLSFVVINTGESIGIVFNTLFRHTGFALNVVSVILSVGVFMAGLLSLQMPDFFKGLNYISPLKYACQSLLVMAFKDVPFHCTPDTGGYDAMGNCIFTNGTQVLEAYGFKNHVRVYLGVAAVCLVLYRLVSLVILKLVRLRVGLRSLKSRDNV from the coding sequence ATGGAAAAAACAGTGACTGCGCAAGTCTCTCGCACGAGTCACAATGAACTGTCGTTCCAGAGCGTCAACCCCGTCAGCATCTCTGTTAGGGGGCTCAGTGTGACCGTGAAAGCCGAAGAGCAGAAGGGAGGTTTTTTCAGcaggagaaagaaaaaaacaagtgccacagagacacagacaacaGCGGAATCGATAAGCATAGACGACAAATCAgcgaagaaggagaagaacaagaaaagccagaagaagaaagagaaagaaTCAGATGACGTCGAGCCCCAGGCTAGAGATATCTTGTCTAACATCTCGTTGGACATCCCGGCAGGCTCAATTATGGCCATCTTGGGCGGCTCGGGATCTGGTAAAACCTCCCTACTCAACATGATGGCATCCCGCATGTCTGGAGGCAACCTCACTGTCGAGGGAGAGACGTTATTCGACGGCAAGAGCATCGAACGCGTGACCCACGCCTATGTGATTCAGCAGGATATCCTATCTCCACATTTAACCTGTCGGGAGACTCTCAACTTCGCCGCAGGTCTTCGTCTCGATAAGAGCATTAACAAGGTTCAACGGTCGGAGttggtggaagaggtgaTCAAAGAGCTCAATCTCAAGGAGTGTGCAGATACCATGGTGGGAAACTCGATCCATAGAGGACTTTCGGGAGGTGAGAAAAGAAGACTTAGCATCGGAATTCAGATGCTTAGTAATCCATCGGTGTTATTTCTGGACGAACCCACCACTGGTCTAGATGCCAACTCAGCGTTTGATTTGGTTAAAACCATGAAGAATCTCAGTTTGTCCGGCCGAACATTGATTATGAGTATCCATCAACCCCGAAGCGACATCTTCTTTCTgtttgatcacgtgaccattCTTTCCCGCGGTTTGCAGGTGTATTCGGGCAGTACTAAGGAGAGCATCAATTGGTTTGCTTCACTTGGATATGATTGTCCCAGAGACGTCAACCCTGCCGATTATCTGATTGATATCGCTGCTGTGGACACTCGGTCtgaagaagatgaggagCAGAGTTTCAAGCGGATCAACGCGTTTGTTGATAAGTACAACGAGTTGAAGATCGAAACGGGAATCTCTGACGTTTCAGGAACAGCTTCCAAGTCTTCTTCTACTGCTAACCTCCAAACTCGACTTTTCCGAAACTCATTCAAGACTGCCCTGTTCAGTTCGGCACCTCTGGGTCGAGAAATCgatgtacaagtgcgtCGTACCTGGCTTATCATGTACCGAGATAAGCTGGGCATTGTTGGACTTACGGTGGAGGCCATTCTGATGGGTCTTATTTGTGGACTGGTTTTCCTGCGTATGAAACCCGATCTAGCAGGCATACGATCCATGGAAGGTGCTGCATACATTGCTATATCACTGCAGGGCTATCTCATGTTGTTGTATGAGACTTACCGGCTGTGTGCGACAGATCTGGCTGTCTTCGATAGAGAACATAATGAGGGATGTGCCTCAGTGTTTGGATTTCTCATTGCACGGAGAATGGCCAAATTGTTTACCGAAGATCTCATCGTTCCTATCATCTTTTCTGTCCTGACCTACTTCCTTTTCGGCTTCCGAACCGACGGGGCAAAATACTTTTTTATCTACTTTGCCCAGATTCTGCTAACCCACCATATCTCCATGAACTTCAGCATGGTATGCGCGGCCCTTTCACGTGATTACACCATTGCTTCGCTCGTGGCCAATCTCATGTTCACTCTTCAAAGTATGGCTTCTGGATTCTTTGCCAACTCCGAGCATATGAAGGTGTACATTCGGTGGACCAAATGGATCACCTATGTTTTTTACGGCTTGTCGGCTCTGCTGAACAACCAGTTTATGAACTTCTTTGGCGACTGTCCGTATGGAAACAAGACGGCCGACGACCCTCTGTGCAAGGACTTCATTGGGGAGAACTTTCTGGAGTCTGTGGGCTTCCCACGCAACTTTCTCGTTATCCCCACCATTGCTCTGCTGTGTTGGCTCATcgtcttctttcttctcagcTGGCTGCTTCTGACTATTATTCGAGTCGATGTCGGAGTGGGTAAGAATCTCAAGGGAGACTCGAACAAGGCAGAGAAGCCCGAGGCAGCTGAAAAAGTCACCACCATCGCATCTGTCAACAGAAACCCGCCTCTGACGGTAGCTGTTAGTGACTTGAAGTTATCTGTGACGAAACTAAGAGCCAAGGAAAAACCGATTCTGGACGGAATCAACGCTATTTTCCGCCCGGGATCCATTTCAGCCATTCTGGGACCTTCAGGATCCGGAAAATCGTCCCTTCTCAACCTCATGGCCAACAGACTCAACTCCACACTCACCCAAAAATACACTGCGTCCGGAGACATTtttctcaactccactAGTATCGGTATTGGTAATCTGGGAGCTCTATGCTCGTTTGTGACTCAGGAGGATGACGGACTTTTGAGCACTTTGACTGTCCGAGAGACTCTGTACTTCTCAGCCTACTTACGTCTTCCAGACAACCTCACCCGAGAGATGAAACGTCGACGTGCTGATGAGCTGATTCTAAAGATGGGACTCAAGGATTGTCAAGACACACTCATTGGAGACGACAACGTCAAGGGTATTTCTGGCGGCGAAAAACGACGTGTTTCCATCTGTGTGCAGTTGTTGTCTAACCCAGATATCCTGCTTCTAGACGAGCCCACTTCTGGTCTAGACTCTTTCACTGCCGGAAGTATTCTTCAGGTGCTCCAGACTCTCGCCCAGGGAGGCAAGACAGTCATTTGTACCATTCACCAACCTCGAAGCGACTTGTTTGGCCAGTTTGGCAGTGTTCTTCTGCTTAGTAAAggcggtcacgtggcttACGATGGCCAAGCTAAAAACATGGTGCAATACTTCTCCGATCTAGGCTATCCTTGTCCTGACCTCACCAACCCTGCTGACCATGTTCTAGATCTGGTTTCTGTTAACCTGCAAATGCAGTGGAGGGAAGACGAAGATCGAGAACGAGTGGATAAACTGCTGAGTGAATGGCATAAGGTGGAAAAACAGCTCTTCAACGCCGGTCTACTCCGGGAGAACAGTGCGTCCTTTGACCCCAAGACTCTGATGCCCCGAAAACCAGCACCGTTCCAAATCGCCTACTTCATCCTACTGCAACGAGGAATTATCGCCCTCTCACGTTCCCCACAGGTATACATTGCCCGACTGACCCAACCTGTTGGTATCGGAGTTGTTCTCGTTCTATTCTTCACCCCCCTACGGTCCTCCTACATTGGTATCTTCAACCGGTTCGGTCTGGTCCAACAACTTCTGTCTCTCTACTTTGTTGGAgtcctcaacaacatggcTTCTTACCCGTTTGAACGAGACGTCTTCTACAGAGAACAGGACGACGGATTGTATGGAGTGCTGCCCTTCTTTGCGGTTTACACCACTCTGGAGATCCCCTTTGAAGTAGTGTCAGCTATGGTCTTCTGTATCATTGTCGTGCTTCCCCCAGGTTTCCCTCGAACTGccgacttcttcttcgCTGCCTTCTACCTCAGTTTTGTGGTCATCAACACTGGAGAGAGTATCGGGATCGTCTTCAACACGTTGTTCCGTCATACGGGCTTCGCACTCAACGTTGTGTCGGTCATTCTCTCTGTGGGAGTGTTCATGGCAGGCCTCCTGTCCCTTCAAATGCCTGACTTCTTCAAGGGTCTCAACTACATCTCTCCTTTGAAGTACGCCTGCCAGTCGTTACTGGTGATGGCTTTCAAAGACGTACCATTCCATTGCACTCCAGATACGGGTGGATACGATGCTATGGGCAATTGCATCTTCACCAACGGAACTCAGGTGCTAGAGGCATACGGTTTCAAGAACCACGTCAGGGTGTACCTTGGAGTAGCGGCTGTATGCCTGGTGCTGTATAGACTGGTGAGTTTGGTTATTTTGAAGCTGGTGAGACTTAGGGTAGGCTTGAGATCGCTCAAGTCACGAGACAATGTTTAG
- a CDS encoding uncharacterized protein (Compare to YALI0D25850g, weakly similar to uniprot|Q9P7W4 Schizosaccharomyces pombe F-box/WD-repeat protein pof10 (Skp1-binding protein 2)), with protein MSDATMIGYSRHLHLTNERTNQPTNTTVMSGTVLGKKAPVLGLPQEVFAEICSSLDVASLENLVLVCQQWTEWMKDDFVWRTCFQRVFGVSEGEFGWMGGEPTSWRREYCNRMLTLYRWSRKRAAANRTAVCYRPRETVTNMRCFWDHGIGMIAYPHSGLLTVFDLSTLKAHKPSIHIGRSMGPIVGLICSSMSPYGFLHATDANLDVLLLSNSCKKRVTMKFATSQVHEAPIVQCWMTQTASPKVCQGPDGKVGALSIDNAGWVANWELGGGKLVGKMLLPVSDVTTGHTGIVLDLFSDGKDVFIVVGRPVKQIVEIYKWDGQSADVAEEVEVEPISEAENKPVRLPPNITLITTISSKVDHLQYLTQFDEKSGMYIITLGGMKVYTMDAKTGNTSTLTVPSEGEDGICVIDVTSGSVIKHVAVATHRGAIHVFNLKSSDFVYTIDMNQYGNVIAGSGTTVSDSQQVSIGTVALNAAVLVTVTDSSIISVFDVLSGSHLRTFVPESHRGFKQNRDAFGTRWAPLCTDLSIDPLSTSHRGVMACGVCIESFEQILPDGNSRRQAKRSSKKKTIARGLSQAEMLSIQRAEINDQISTGVEKIKEDKQEVEKREKIVQKYNGSRNGSMGSFSGGERLSEEEQLKLALLMSQDNNVIREDEEEALARALEASLLEAQNSSAGNESFSEEPYENGFEGEEEDYHDDYQGDYEEEDEDLKYALELSLAEEASRNHQ; from the coding sequence ATGAGCGATGCAACCATGATAGGCTACAGCAGACATCTTCATCTAACCAACGAACgaaccaaccaaccaaccaacaCAACAGTCATGTCGGGAACAGTATTAGGCAAGAAGGCGCCCGTTCTGGGGCTTCCGCAGGAGGTGTTTGCCGAGATCTGCTCGTCGCTAGACGTGGCGTCGCTCGAAAACCTCGTACTAGTGTGCCAGCAGTGGACCGAGTGGATGAAGGACGACTTTGTGTGGCGAACGTGTTTCCAGCGGGTCTTTGGGGTGTCTGAGGGCGAATTTGGCTGGATGGGCGGCGAACCCACGTCATGGAGACGCGAATACTGCAACCGAATGCTCACTCTGTACCGATGGAGCCGAAAACGGGCAGCCGCCAACAGAACAGCAGTATGCTACCGACCAAGAGAAACAGTCACCAACATGCGATGTTTCTGGGACCACGGCATCGGAATGATCGCATATCCACATTCTGGCCTTCTTACAGTGTTTGATCTCTCCACTCTGAAGGCACACAAGCCTAGTATCCATATTGGACGCAGCATGGGTCCTATTGTGGGACTCATTTGCTCGTCCATGAGTCCCTACGGCTTTCTGCACGCCACCGACGCCAATCTCGAcgtgctgctgctttcAAACAGTTGCAAAAAACGTGTAACTATGAAATTTGCTACGTCCCAGGTCCATGAAGCACCCATAGTGCAATGCTGGATGACCCAAACGGCATCTCCCAAGGTCTGCCAGGGCCCCGACGGCAAGGTGGGTGCTCTGAGTATTGACAACGCCGGCTGGGTGGCAAATTGGGAGCTTGGAGGAGGTAAGTTGGTCGGTAAAATGCTCCTTCCGGTTTCGGATGTCACTACGGGCCATACGGGAATCGTTCTGGACCTCTTCAGCGACGGTAAGGATGTTTTTATTGTTGTGGGTCGGCCAGTCAAACAGATTGTAGAGATTTACAAGTGGGATGGTCAGAGTGCTGATGTTGcggaggaggttgaggtggaACCCATTTCTGAGGCAGAGAACAAACCAGTCCGACTACCCCCAAATATCACCCTGATAACGACCATCTCGTCCAAGGTGGACCATCTGCAATACCTGACTCAGTTTGACGAAAAGTCGGGCATGTACATAATTACCCTGGGAGGAATGAAGGTGTACACGATGGATGCAAAGACAGGAAACACGTCGACTTTGACAGTGCCTTCCGAAGGCGAGGACGGCATATGTGTTATTGACGTTACCAGCGGATCAGTTATCAAACATGTCGCTGTTGCTACTCATCGAGGAGCTATCCATGTCTTCAATCTCAAGTCGTCCGACTTTGTCTACACCATTGATATGAACCAGTACGGCAATGTGATTGCTGGAAGTGGTACCACCGTCAGCGATTCACAGCAGGTGTCTATTGGAACTGTTGCTTTGAACGCTGCCGTGCTGGTGACGGTGACAGACTCGTCCATCATTTCCGTTTTTGATGTCCTGAGCGGTTCTCATCTGCGAACATTTGTGCCAGAGTCGCATCGAGGATTCAAACAGAATCGCGACGCTTTTGGCACGCGATGGGCCCCTCTGTGTACAGATCTGTCCATTGATCCGCTGTCTACATCTCATAGAGGCGTCATGGCGTGTGGAGTGTGCATTGAGTCTTTTGAGCAGATTTTGCCGGACGGAAACTCGCGTCGACAGGCAAAACGAAGcagcaaaaagaagaccatTGCCAGAGGTCTGTCTCAGGCTGAAATGCTCTCTATCCAGCGAGCTGAAATCAACGACCAAATCAGCACGGGTGTTGAGAAGATTAAGGAAGACAAgcaggaggtggagaaacGAGAAAAAATTGTGCAAAAGTATAACGGAAGCCGAAACGGCAGTATGGGATCATTCTCTGGAGGCGAGCGTTTGTCTGAAGAGGAACAGCTGAAGCTGGCACTACTAATGTCTCAAGACAACAACGTCATCAgagaggacgaggaggaagctCTAGCCAGGGCTCTGGAGGCTTCGTTATTAGAAGCACAGAATTCATCTGCGGGTAACGAATCATTCTCCGAAGAGCCGTATGAGAATGGAtttgaaggagaagaggaggattACCATGATGACTACCAGGGAGACtatgaggaggaggacgaggatcTCAAGTAtgctctggagctgtcCTTAGCTGAAGAGGCCTCCAGGAACCATCAGTGA
- a CDS encoding uncharacterized protein (Compare to YALI0D25872g, similar to uniprot|P32867 Saccharomyces cerevisiae YPL232W SSO1 protein), giving the protein MSNYNGDLGRTNPYSLTDSNPYSNPAGANSYEMEAVGENPYESRADISEASTKEVSVYGTNNDVADFFDEVDEIKKIVRRYDQNIDTIESLHKQALSEISGEQETYTREQIGSLANETSALSQSLKDRIKSLQSRSTRDSTKKTQAENLKRQFMNAIQRYQTVEATFRQKYREQAERQFRIVRPEATDAEVKAAIEDVQGEQIFSQALRTSNRRGEAQTALSEVQTRHREIQKIEQTMAELAQLFHDMELLVAEQEAPVQHVEKHTEQVQVDVEQGMGHTSKAVVFARAARKKKWWCLLICLIIIILAVCIPVGIWASNNNKKD; this is encoded by the exons ATGTCCAACTACAACGG CGACTTAGGAAGAACAAACCCCTACTCTCTCACAGATAGCAACCCTTACTCCAATCCAGCTGGAGCCAACTCGTACGAGATGGAGGCTGTCGGTGAGAACCCCTACGAGTCCAGGGCGGATATCAGCGAGGCTTCCACAAAGGAGGTTTCCGTCTATGGCACTAACAATGATGTCGCTGACTTCTTtgacgaggtggacgaaatcaaaaaaatagTTCGACGATACGACCAAAATATCGATACCATCGAGTCGTTGCACAAGCAGGCCCTCAGCGAGATCAGTGGGGAACAGGAGACGTACACTCGAGAACAGATTGGGTCGCTCGCAAACGAAACTTCTGCCCTATCACAGTCTCTCAAGGACAGAATCAAGTCTCTGCAATCTCGATCTACACGAGATTCCACTAAGAAGACACAAGCCGAGAATCTCAAGCGACAATTCATGAACGCTATCCAGCGGTACCAGACGGTCGAGGCTACTTTCCGACAAAAGTACAGAGAGCAGGCTGAGCGACAGTTCCGAATAGTGCGTCCTGAAGCCACCGACGCCGAAGTCAAGGCTGCTATTGAAGATGTTCAGGGCGAGCAAATCTTCTCTCAAGCTCTCAGGACGTCCaaccgacgaggagagGCCCAGACAGCTCTATCAGAGGTTCAGACTCGACACAGGGAGATCCAGAAAATTGAGCAGACCATGGCAGAGCTGGCACAGCTGTTCCATGACATGGAGCTGCTTGTggccgagcaggaggctcCCGTGCAGCACGTTGAGAAGCACACAGAGCAGGTTCAGGTAGATGTGGAGCAGGGTATGGGACATACCAGCAAGGCTGTTGTGTTTGCTCGTGCTgctcgaaagaagaagtggTGGTGTCTTCTCATTTGTCTCATCATTATCATTCTCGCTGTGTGCATTCCTGTGGGAATTTGGGcttccaacaacaacaagaaggactaG
- a CDS encoding uncharacterized protein (Compare to YALI0D25894g, similar to uniprot|P27882 Saccharomyces cerevisiae YGR029W ERV1 protein mitochondrial precursor (14 kDa regulatory protein)), which produces MSNTATTTETVDKNKIWGAPHATVEINGKMVKLDENGKICRSCNSLKDFQAAMGGGGKGGSMAAMFGAMQAQKKKEEAPKGYRDDPADVEVLGRATWTFLHTMAAQYPDNPSETQKKEMTDFMGIFSRVYPCWFCASDFQKWIKMSPPEVDSKDILSKWLCKAHNEVNVKIGKPVFDCANWKKRWLDGWE; this is translated from the coding sequence ATGAGCAATACTGCTACGACTACCGAAACTGTCGACAAGAACAAAATCTGGGGCGCTCCTCACGCTACCGTCGAGATCAACGGCAAAATGGTGAAGCTGGATGAAAATGGCAAGATCTGCCGGTCTTGCAACTCCTTAAAGGACTTCCAGGCCGCTATGGGAGGAGGTGGCAAGGGAGGCAGCATGGCAGCCATGTTTGGCGCAATgcaggcccagaagaagaaggaggaggcaccCAAGGGATACCGAGACGACCCTGCCGACGTGGAGGTTCTTGGACGAGCCACATGGACGTTCTTGCACACCATGGCTGCCCAGTACCCTGACAATCCGTCTGAgacccagaagaaggagatgaccGATTTTATGGGCATATTTTCGCGGGTCTATCCCTGCTGGTTCTGTGCGTCCGATTTCCAAAAGTGGATCAAAATGTCTCCTCCGGAGGTTGACAGCAAGGACATTTTGAGCAAGTGGCTTTGCAAGGCGCACAACGAGGTCAATGTCAAGATTGGCAAGCCTGTGTTCGATTGTGCCAACTGGAAGAAACGCTGGCTCGATGGATGGGAGTAA
- a CDS encoding uncharacterized protein (Compare to YALI0D25916g, no similarity), producing the protein MTYFIIHTLHVISWHSNEHGATTKREQTYHSLRIPTDPGWKTDEDCLQYLKITCTGINVYGNYKLKRQTSPVLYDLEGQLWPQVNERGLLGSASNPVYLIEQMERNTSGINKRLDVISAQVESLAREVALSNKLMLDLVQKMDPFVLVEGEQTK; encoded by the coding sequence ATGACCTACTTCATCATCCACACTCTTCATGTGATTTCATGGCACTCCAACGAACATGGAGCCACAACCAAGCGTGAACAGACATACCACAGCTTGAGAATTCCTACAGACCCAGGCTGGAAGACGGACGAAGACTGTTTGCAGTATCTCAAGATCACGTGCACCGGGATCAACGTCTATGGAAACTACAAGCTCAAGCGGCAAACGTCTCCTGTACTTTACGACTTGGAGGGTCAGTTGTGGCCCCAAGTGAACGAAAGGGGACTTCTTGGAAGTGCTTCCAATCCCGTGTATCTGATTGAGCAGATGGAACGAAATACATCTGGCATTAATAAGCGACTTGACGTGATTTCCGCCCAGGTCGAGAGTCTGGCTAGAGAGGTGGCTCTTAGCAACAAATTGATGCTTGATCTTGTTCAGAAGATGGATCCTTTCGTGCTAGTTGAAGGGGAACAGACAAAATAA